In the Pseudomonas sp. ADAK2 genome, one interval contains:
- a CDS encoding leucyl aminopeptidase, which produces MELVVKSVSPETLKTATLVVAVGESRKLGAVAKQLDELSGGAISAVLKRGDLAGKVGQSLLLHSLPNLKAERVLLVGVGKDEELGDRPFRKTIAGILNTLKGLGGSDAVLALDEIVVKGRDSYGKTRLLAETLVDGEYTFDQFKSQKAEPRALKKITLVTIKAAQAEVERAVAHATAIANGMAFTRNLGNLPPNICHPTFLGEQAKNLGKEFKSLKVEVLDEKKIKDLGMGSFYAVGQGSAQPPRLIVMQYNGGKKSEKPYALVGKGITFDTGGISLKPGAGMDEMKYDMGGAASVFGTLRAVLELKLPINLVCILACAENMPSGNASRPGDIVTTMSGQTVEILNTDAEGRLVLCDALTYSERFKPQAVIDIATLTGACVVALGAHTSGLLGNNDELIGQLLSAGKTADDRAWQLPLFDEYQEQLDSPFADIANIGGPKAGTITAACFLSRFTKNLNWAHLDIAGTAWTSGGKDKGATGRPVPLLTQYLLDRAKA; this is translated from the coding sequence ATGGAACTGGTTGTAAAAAGCGTTAGCCCAGAAACGTTGAAAACCGCCACTCTGGTGGTCGCCGTCGGCGAAAGCCGCAAACTCGGCGCTGTCGCCAAACAGCTCGACGAACTGAGCGGTGGCGCCATCAGCGCCGTACTCAAGCGCGGCGACCTGGCCGGCAAAGTCGGCCAGAGCCTGTTGCTGCACAGCCTGCCGAACCTCAAGGCCGAGCGTGTTTTGCTGGTGGGCGTGGGCAAGGACGAAGAACTGGGTGACCGCCCGTTCCGCAAAACCATCGCCGGCATCCTCAACACCCTCAAAGGCCTGGGCGGCAGCGATGCCGTGCTGGCGCTGGACGAAATCGTGGTCAAGGGCCGCGACAGCTACGGCAAGACCCGCCTGCTGGCGGAAACCCTGGTGGACGGCGAATACACCTTCGACCAGTTCAAGAGCCAGAAAGCCGAACCCCGCGCCCTGAAAAAAATCACCCTGGTGACCATCAAGGCCGCCCAGGCTGAAGTCGAGCGCGCCGTGGCCCACGCTACCGCGATCGCCAACGGCATGGCCTTCACCCGCAACCTGGGTAACCTGCCGCCGAACATCTGCCACCCGACGTTCCTCGGCGAACAAGCCAAGAACCTGGGCAAAGAATTCAAGTCCCTGAAAGTCGAAGTCCTCGATGAGAAGAAGATCAAGGACCTGGGCATGGGTTCGTTCTACGCCGTCGGCCAGGGCAGCGCCCAGCCACCGCGCCTGATCGTCATGCAATACAACGGCGGCAAGAAATCCGAGAAGCCGTACGCGCTGGTTGGTAAAGGCATCACGTTCGACACCGGCGGCATCAGCCTGAAGCCGGGCGCCGGCATGGATGAAATGAAATACGACATGGGCGGCGCTGCCAGCGTCTTCGGTACCCTGCGTGCCGTGCTCGAACTGAAACTGCCAATCAACCTGGTGTGCATCCTGGCCTGCGCCGAGAACATGCCTAGCGGTAATGCTTCGCGCCCTGGCGACATCGTCACCACCATGAGCGGCCAGACCGTGGAAATCCTCAACACGGACGCCGAAGGCCGTCTGGTGCTGTGCGATGCCCTGACCTACTCCGAACGCTTCAAGCCACAGGCCGTGATCGACATCGCGACCCTGACCGGCGCGTGCGTGGTTGCACTGGGCGCCCACACCTCGGGCCTGCTGGGCAACAACGACGAGTTGATCGGCCAATTGCTGAGCGCCGGCAAGACTGCTGACGATCGCGCCTGGCAACTGCCGTTGTTCGATGAGTATCAAGAGCAGCTGGACAGCCCGTTCGCCGACATCGCCAACATTGGTGGCCCGAAAGCCGGCACCATCACCGCCGCCTGCTTCCTGTCGCGCTTCACCAAGAACCTGAACTGGGCGCACCTGGACATCGCGGGCACCGCATGGACCAGCGGCGGCAAGGACAAGGGCGCCACTGGCCGTCCGGTTCCGTTGCTGACCCAATACCTGCTGGACCGCGCCAAAGCCTGA
- a CDS encoding DNA polymerase III subunit chi, whose amino-acid sequence MTKVDFYILPSADPSARLDFACKLTEKAWRMGHRIYLHCSDAAQREDLDARLWAFKGEAFVPHGPAENEPDSLIVLGLGDDCGAHQDLLVNLDLKVPAFANKFARVAEVVVEDPTIRAAARESFRFYREQGYPLQDHRLQRL is encoded by the coding sequence ATGACCAAAGTCGACTTCTATATCCTGCCCAGCGCCGATCCGTCGGCGCGGCTGGACTTTGCCTGCAAGCTCACCGAAAAAGCCTGGCGCATGGGTCATCGCATCTACCTGCATTGCAGCGATGCCGCCCAGCGTGAAGACCTCGATGCGCGTCTGTGGGCGTTCAAAGGTGAAGCGTTCGTGCCCCACGGCCCCGCCGAAAACGAACCGGATAGCTTGATTGTCCTGGGTCTTGGCGATGACTGCGGTGCGCATCAGGATTTGCTGGTCAACCTCGACCTGAAAGTCCCGGCCTTCGCCAACAAGTTCGCCCGGGTGGCGGAAGTGGTGGTGGAAGATCCGACGATTCGCGCGGCTGCGCGGGAGAGTTTCCGTTTCTACCGCGAACAGGGCTATCCTCTGCAAGATCACCGTTTACAGCGACTCTGA
- a CDS encoding DNA polymerase III subunit chi: MDTPKPQQKSAHLLDDLESIRQLLGDDNLQPPLLTDTVNDDEQEQIPMLFDSVGAMPEAVEPPPAAQPAAAASKGPDALLHLDSELRAAAQLIMQDVIDDFAPHIETEIKRRLDARMERLLSQYE, translated from the coding sequence ATGGACACTCCAAAACCGCAGCAAAAGTCCGCGCACCTGTTGGATGACCTTGAGTCGATCCGCCAACTGCTCGGCGATGACAACCTGCAACCGCCCTTGCTGACCGACACGGTCAATGACGACGAGCAGGAACAGATCCCAATGCTGTTCGACTCGGTAGGTGCTATGCCTGAAGCCGTCGAACCGCCCCCCGCCGCCCAACCGGCAGCGGCCGCCAGCAAAGGCCCCGACGCCCTGCTGCACCTGGACAGCGAACTGCGCGCCGCCGCGCAATTGATCATGCAAGACGTGATCGACGACTTCGCCCCGCATATCGAAACCGAGATCAAGCGTCGGCTGGATGCGCGTATGGAACGGTTGCTGAGCCAGTACGAGTAA
- a CDS encoding valine--tRNA ligase codes for MDKTYQPHAIETSWYNTWESENYFAPQGAGESYTIMIPPPNVTGSLHMGHGFNNAIMDALIRFRRMQGRNTLWQPGTDHAGIATQMLVERQLEAQGQSRHDLGREKFLEKIWEWKDQSGGNISRQIRRLGSSVDWSRERFTMDDGLSESVKEAFVRLHEDGLIYRGKRLVNWDTKLHTAISDLEVENHDEKGFLWNLKYPLADGAKTAEGNDYLIVATTRPETMLGDAAVAVNPNDERYKALIGKFVELPLVGRRIPIIADDYCDPEFGTGCVKITPAHDFNDYEVGKRHNLPLLNIFDKNAAVLPACQVFNLDGTLNESIDGKIPTEYAGLDRFEARKQIVAAFDAAGLLVSVDDHGLKVPKGDRSGTIIEPWLTDQWYVSTKPLAEPAIAAVEDGRIQFVPKQYENMYFSWMRDIQDWCISRQLWWGHRIPAWYDESGKVYVGRDEAEVRAKHNLGPDVALQQDNDVLDTWFSSGLWTFSTLGWPEQTEFLKKFHSTDVLVTGFDIIFFWVARMIMLTMHLVKNEDGTPQVPFKTVYVHGLVRDGQGQKMSKSKGNVLDPLDIIDGIELEELVQKRTSGMMQPKLAKKIEKQTRDEFADGIASYGTDALRFTFCSLASTGRDIKFDMGRVEGYRNFCNKIWNAARYVLDKGEDCGQNGEAYELSLADRWIISQLQRTEAEVTRQLDQFRFDLAAQALYEFIWNQYCDWYLELSKPVLWDENAPVERQRGTRRTLVRVLEVALRLAHPFMPFITEEIWQRIAPLAGIEGKTIMLQPWPVANEARIDQGAEDDIEWLKTLMLGTRNIRAEMNIGPGKPLNLYLKNVSAEDQRRLTENEALLKKLARLESITVLAAGEEAPLSATALVGEMEVLVPMAGLIDKDAELARLDKEILRLQGEVQRVGGKLSNAGFVDKAPAEVIDKERAKLAEAEQALGKLAEQHARIASL; via the coding sequence ATGGATAAGACCTACCAGCCGCACGCCATTGAAACTTCCTGGTACAACACCTGGGAGTCCGAGAATTACTTCGCCCCGCAAGGCGCGGGCGAGTCCTACACCATCATGATCCCGCCGCCGAACGTCACCGGCAGCCTGCACATGGGTCACGGCTTCAACAACGCGATCATGGACGCCCTGATCCGTTTCCGCCGCATGCAGGGTCGCAACACCCTGTGGCAACCGGGCACCGACCACGCCGGTATCGCCACGCAAATGCTGGTGGAACGCCAACTCGAAGCCCAGGGCCAGAGCCGTCACGACCTCGGTCGCGAGAAATTCCTCGAGAAAATCTGGGAATGGAAGGATCAGTCCGGCGGCAACATCAGCCGTCAGATTCGCCGCCTCGGCTCGTCCGTGGACTGGAGCCGCGAGCGCTTCACCATGGACGACGGCCTGTCGGAATCGGTGAAAGAAGCCTTCGTGCGCCTGCATGAAGACGGCCTGATCTACCGCGGCAAGCGCCTGGTCAACTGGGACACCAAGTTGCACACGGCGATCTCCGACCTCGAAGTGGAAAACCACGACGAGAAGGGTTTCCTGTGGAACCTGAAGTACCCACTGGCTGACGGCGCCAAGACCGCTGAAGGCAACGATTACCTGATCGTCGCGACCACTCGCCCGGAAACCATGCTCGGCGACGCCGCCGTCGCGGTTAACCCGAACGATGAACGCTACAAAGCCCTGATCGGCAAGTTTGTCGAGCTGCCGCTGGTCGGCCGCCGCATTCCGATCATTGCCGACGATTACTGCGATCCTGAATTCGGCACCGGCTGCGTGAAAATCACCCCCGCCCACGATTTCAACGACTACGAAGTCGGCAAGCGCCACAACCTGCCGCTGCTGAACATCTTCGACAAGAACGCCGCCGTCCTGCCGGCCTGTCAGGTGTTCAACCTCGACGGCACGCTGAACGAAAGCATCGACGGCAAGATCCCGACCGAATACGCCGGCCTCGACCGTTTCGAAGCACGCAAGCAGATCGTCGCTGCATTCGACGCCGCCGGCCTGCTGGTCAGCGTTGACGATCACGGCCTGAAAGTGCCGAAAGGCGACCGCTCCGGCACCATCATCGAGCCGTGGCTGACCGACCAGTGGTACGTGTCGACCAAGCCACTGGCCGAGCCCGCGATTGCTGCCGTGGAAGACGGCCGTATCCAGTTCGTACCTAAGCAATACGAAAACATGTACTTCTCGTGGATGCGCGACATCCAGGATTGGTGCATCAGCCGTCAGCTGTGGTGGGGCCACCGGATTCCGGCCTGGTACGACGAGTCGGGCAAGGTCTACGTCGGTCGCGACGAAGCCGAAGTGCGTGCCAAGCACAACCTCGGCCCGGACGTTGCGCTGCAACAGGACAACGATGTTCTGGATACCTGGTTCAGTTCGGGCTTGTGGACCTTCTCCACCCTGGGCTGGCCTGAGCAGACCGAATTCCTGAAGAAATTCCACTCCACCGACGTGCTGGTGACTGGCTTCGACATCATTTTCTTCTGGGTTGCCCGGATGATCATGCTCACCATGCATTTGGTGAAGAACGAAGACGGCACGCCGCAGGTACCGTTCAAGACTGTTTATGTTCACGGCCTGGTGCGTGATGGCCAGGGCCAGAAGATGTCCAAGTCCAAGGGCAACGTCCTGGACCCGCTGGACATCATCGACGGTATCGAGCTGGAAGAGCTGGTGCAGAAACGCACCTCCGGCATGATGCAGCCGAAACTGGCGAAGAAGATCGAGAAGCAGACCCGCGACGAGTTCGCCGACGGCATCGCCAGTTACGGCACCGATGCCCTGCGCTTCACCTTCTGCTCGCTGGCGTCTACCGGTCGCGACATCAAGTTCGACATGGGCCGCGTCGAAGGCTATCGCAACTTCTGCAACAAGATCTGGAACGCCGCGCGTTATGTTCTGGACAAGGGCGAAGACTGCGGCCAGAACGGCGAAGCCTACGAGCTGTCCCTGGCGGATCGCTGGATCATCTCGCAGCTGCAACGCACCGAAGCCGAAGTGACCCGTCAACTCGACCAGTTCCGCTTCGACCTGGCGGCGCAAGCCTTGTACGAGTTCATCTGGAACCAGTATTGCGACTGGTACCTGGAACTGTCCAAGCCTGTGCTGTGGGACGAAAACGCTCCGGTTGAACGCCAGCGCGGCACCCGCCGTACTCTGGTTCGGGTACTGGAAGTCGCGTTGCGTCTGGCGCACCCGTTCATGCCGTTCATCACCGAAGAAATCTGGCAGCGCATCGCGCCGCTGGCCGGTATCGAAGGCAAGACGATCATGCTGCAACCTTGGCCAGTGGCCAACGAAGCACGCATCGATCAGGGCGCCGAAGACGATATCGAATGGTTGAAGACGCTGATGCTCGGCACGCGCAACATTCGCGCCGAGATGAACATTGGTCCGGGCAAGCCGCTGAACCTGTACCTGAAAAACGTCAGCGCCGAAGACCAGCGTCGTCTCACCGAGAACGAAGCCTTGCTGAAGAAGCTGGCCCGCCTCGAATCGATCACTGTGTTGGCTGCCGGCGAAGAAGCACCGCTGTCTGCCACCGCGCTGGTGGGCGAGATGGAAGTGCTGGTGCCGATGGCTGGCCTGATCGACAAGGACGCCGAGCTGGCGCGCCTGGATAAAGAAATCCTGCGTTTGCAGGGCGAAGTCCAGCGCGTGGGCGGCAAGCTGTCCAACGCCGGTTTCGTCGACAAGGCCCCGGCCGAAGTCATCGACAAGGAACGCGCCAAACTGGCCGAAGCCGAACAGGCTTTGGGCAAGTTGGCTGAGCAGCATGCGCGGATTGCCAGTTTGTAA
- the rlmF gene encoding 23S rRNA (adenine(1618)-N(6))-methyltransferase RlmF, translating into MNAPRTPRPARKKPDSATPANAVEPRPKASLHPRNRHQGRYDFPELIKSTPELAKFVILNPYGKESIDFASPDAVRVFNRALLKSFYGVAHWDIPADYLCPPVPGRADYVHFLADLLASVNDGEIPRGAPVKVLDIGMGANCVYPLIGYSDYRWHFLGSEIDPTAVAAAKAIVQSNGLNKAIQLRLQSNPKHILLGLLEPGERFDLTMCNPPFHASMDEATKGSERKWRALGRADPKRKLPVLNFGGQSAELWCEGGEARFVTQLIAESASFQHKVLWFSTLVSKASNLPAIQTALKKAGVLESQVVEMSQGQKQSRFVAWTFQTKSEQQVWRERWARK; encoded by the coding sequence ATGAACGCCCCCCGCACACCCCGCCCTGCGCGCAAGAAGCCTGACTCCGCCACCCCGGCCAACGCCGTGGAACCACGGCCGAAGGCCAGCCTGCATCCGCGCAATCGCCACCAGGGTCGTTACGACTTCCCGGAGCTGATCAAGAGCACGCCGGAACTGGCGAAGTTCGTGATCCTCAACCCGTACGGCAAGGAAAGCATCGACTTCGCCAGCCCTGACGCGGTGCGGGTGTTCAACCGGGCGTTGCTCAAGTCGTTCTACGGCGTGGCCCACTGGGACATCCCGGCCGACTACCTGTGCCCGCCAGTTCCGGGACGTGCCGACTATGTGCACTTCCTGGCCGACCTGCTCGCTAGCGTCAACGACGGTGAAATCCCCCGTGGTGCACCGGTCAAAGTGCTCGATATCGGCATGGGCGCCAACTGCGTCTATCCGCTGATCGGTTACAGCGACTACCGCTGGCACTTCCTCGGTTCGGAAATCGACCCGACAGCCGTGGCCGCCGCCAAAGCCATCGTGCAGTCCAACGGCCTGAACAAAGCCATTCAGCTGCGTCTGCAAAGCAATCCCAAGCACATCCTGCTTGGCTTGCTGGAGCCGGGCGAACGCTTTGACCTGACCATGTGCAACCCGCCGTTCCACGCCTCGATGGACGAAGCGACCAAGGGCAGCGAGCGTAAATGGCGCGCCCTGGGTCGTGCCGACCCGAAACGCAAACTGCCGGTGCTGAACTTTGGCGGGCAATCGGCCGAACTGTGGTGTGAAGGCGGCGAAGCACGTTTTGTGACGCAACTGATCGCCGAGAGCGCCAGCTTCCAGCACAAAGTGCTGTGGTTCAGCACTCTGGTGTCGAAAGCGTCGAACCTGCCGGCGATCCAGACCGCGCTGAAAAAAGCCGGCGTGTTGGAAAGCCAGGTGGTGGAAATGTCCCAGGGCCAGAAGCAGAGCCGCTTTGTGGCCTGGACCTTCCAGACCAAGTCCGAGCAGCAGGTCTGGCGCGAGCGCTGGGCCCGCAAGTAA
- a CDS encoding HU family DNA-binding protein codes for MALTKDQLIADIAEAIDAPKTTARNALDQLGQIVADQLENGGEITLPGIGKLKVTERPARTGRNPSTGAAIEIAAKKVIKLVVAKGLTDAVNK; via the coding sequence ATGGCTCTTACTAAAGACCAACTGATCGCCGACATCGCTGAAGCTATCGACGCGCCAAAAACCACCGCGCGTAACGCTCTGGACCAACTGGGCCAAATCGTTGCCGATCAGCTGGAAAACGGCGGCGAAATCACTCTGCCAGGTATCGGCAAACTGAAAGTGACCGAGCGTCCTGCCCGTACTGGCCGTAACCCTTCGACTGGCGCTGCCATCGAAATCGCTGCCAAGAAAGTTATCAAGCTGGTTGTGGCCAAAGGCCTGACCGACGCTGTTAACAAGTAA
- the yejK gene encoding nucleoid-associated protein YejK — translation MPIRHCIVHLIDKKPDGTPAVLHARDSELAESSAIENMLADLNESYNAKQGKAWGFFHAESGAHPFSGWLKEYLDGGKDFTAFSRVAVEHLQKLMEESNLSVGGHVLFAHYQQGMTDYLAIALLHHSEGVAVTEELDVTASRHLDLGQLHLAARINISEWQNNKQSKQYISFIKGKNGKKVSEYFRDFIGCQEGVDGPGETRTLLKAFSDFVESEDLPEESAREKTKTLVDYASSQAKLGEPMGLEELSELIDEERPKAFYDHIRNKDYGLSPEIPADKRTLNQFRRFTGRAEGLSISFEAHLLGSKIEYDEEAGTLIIKGLPTQLTDQLKRRN, via the coding sequence ATGCCGATCCGCCATTGCATCGTCCACCTGATCGACAAAAAACCCGACGGCACACCCGCAGTTCTTCACGCTCGTGACTCCGAACTGGCAGAGTCCAGCGCCATCGAGAACATGCTCGCCGACCTCAACGAGAGTTACAACGCCAAACAAGGCAAGGCCTGGGGTTTCTTTCATGCCGAGTCCGGGGCGCATCCGTTCAGCGGCTGGCTGAAGGAATACCTCGATGGCGGCAAGGATTTCACGGCGTTCAGCCGGGTGGCGGTGGAACATCTGCAAAAGCTGATGGAAGAGTCGAACCTGTCGGTGGGCGGCCACGTGCTGTTCGCGCATTACCAGCAAGGCATGACCGATTACCTGGCCATCGCCCTGTTGCACCACAGCGAAGGCGTGGCGGTGACCGAAGAACTGGACGTGACGGCCTCCCGTCACCTGGACCTCGGCCAGCTGCACCTGGCAGCGCGGATCAACATCTCCGAGTGGCAGAACAACAAGCAATCCAAGCAGTACATTTCGTTCATCAAAGGCAAGAACGGGAAAAAGGTTTCGGAGTATTTCCGCGACTTCATCGGCTGCCAGGAAGGCGTCGACGGCCCGGGCGAAACCCGCACCTTGCTCAAAGCCTTCAGTGACTTCGTCGAAAGCGAAGACCTGCCGGAAGAATCCGCCCGGGAGAAGACCAAGACGTTGGTGGATTACGCCAGCAGCCAGGCCAAGCTCGGCGAGCCGATGGGCCTGGAAGAACTCTCGGAGCTGATCGACGAAGAACGCCCGAAGGCGTTCTACGATCACATCCGCAACAAGGATTACGGCCTGTCCCCGGAGATTCCGGCGGATAAGCGCACCCTGAACCAGTTCCGTCGCTTCACCGGCCGTGCTGAGGGGCTGTCCATCAGCTTCGAAGCGCACCTGCTGGGCTCGAAGATTGAATACGACGAAGAAGCCGGCACGCTGATCATCAAGGGCTTGCCGACCCAGCTGACTGATCAGCTGAAGCGACGCAACTGA
- a CDS encoding glutaredoxin family protein yields the protein MLNGILKKFLLILLVVVVYQNWGKIERVFNPSQVVSEQTQAKANVVLYATDWCGYCKLTRRFLDQKGIPYKEFDIEKDAEARKAYEALGGRGIPLIDVNGTLIRGYDPDEILAALK from the coding sequence ATGCTCAACGGCATCCTGAAGAAATTCCTGCTGATCCTGCTGGTGGTCGTGGTTTACCAGAATTGGGGCAAGATCGAGCGGGTGTTCAACCCTTCACAGGTGGTTTCAGAACAGACCCAGGCCAAGGCCAACGTCGTGCTCTACGCCACTGACTGGTGCGGCTACTGCAAGCTGACCCGGCGCTTTCTCGATCAGAAGGGCATTCCGTACAAGGAATTCGATATCGAGAAGGACGCTGAGGCGCGCAAGGCTTATGAAGCGTTGGGCGGGCGCGGGATACCGTTGATTGATGTGAACGGGACGTTGATTCGCGGGTATGACCCGGATGAAATCCTCGCCGCCCTGAAGTAA
- a CDS encoding glutathione S-transferase family protein: MSELILHNYPTSPFAEKARLLLGFKGLSWRSVKISPVMPKPELTALTGGYRKTPVLQIGADIYCDTALIARRLEQEKTLPAFFPEGQEMIVASFAAWVDSVVFQHAVSLVFQPESVAVRFGKLPPEAIKAFLADRAGLFSGGSATKLSAEQARHQWPTIMGRLELQLQREEGDFLFGEPSIADFALAHCLWFLKATPVTSPLVEAYPAVSAWFGRVMGFGHGAFSEMTAEEALEVSRNATPAALPDEQFEEPNGFEAGQQVVIAATDYGVDPVAGELVFAGREELIVRREDERAGVVHVHFPRFGFRIEKR, from the coding sequence ATGTCAGAGTTGATTCTCCACAATTACCCGACGTCCCCCTTCGCCGAAAAGGCCCGGCTGCTGCTGGGTTTCAAGGGGCTGTCGTGGCGCTCGGTAAAGATCTCGCCGGTGATGCCAAAACCTGAATTGACTGCACTCACCGGCGGCTACCGCAAGACCCCGGTGTTGCAGATCGGCGCCGATATTTATTGCGACACCGCGCTGATCGCCCGTCGCCTGGAGCAGGAAAAAACCCTGCCGGCGTTTTTCCCCGAAGGTCAGGAAATGATCGTCGCGTCCTTCGCGGCCTGGGTGGATTCGGTGGTGTTCCAGCACGCAGTGAGCCTGGTGTTCCAGCCGGAATCGGTGGCAGTGCGCTTTGGCAAATTGCCGCCGGAAGCGATCAAGGCATTCCTGGCTGATCGCGCCGGGTTATTCAGCGGCGGCAGCGCGACGAAGTTATCGGCGGAGCAGGCGCGGCATCAGTGGCCGACCATTATGGGGCGTCTCGAATTGCAGCTGCAGCGCGAGGAGGGCGACTTTCTGTTTGGTGAGCCTTCGATTGCCGATTTCGCCCTGGCCCATTGCTTGTGGTTTCTCAAGGCGACGCCGGTCACTTCACCGTTGGTGGAGGCTTATCCGGCGGTGTCGGCGTGGTTTGGTCGGGTGATGGGTTTTGGTCATGGCGCGTTTAGTGAGATGACGGCCGAGGAGGCGCTGGAGGTGTCGCGCAATGCCACGCCCGCTGCGTTGCCGGATGAGCAGTTTGAGGAGCCTAACGGCTTTGAGGCGGGCCAGCAGGTCGTGATTGCGGCCACCGACTACGGCGTTGATCCGGTGGCCGGTGAGTTGGTGTTTGCGGGGCGTGAGGAATTGATTGTGCGTCGGGAAGACGAGCGGGCCGGGGTGGTGCATGTGCACTTTCCGCGGTTTGGGTTTCGTATCGAAAAACGCTGA
- a CDS encoding GIY-YIG nuclease family protein, translating to MNTLSESSVIAVEPVPASKPWFVYLVRAANGSLYCGISDDPVRRFAKHQSGKGARFFLSSPAMALVYTEVCRNKSEALRQERLIKKLKKSAKECLVLNYQTD from the coding sequence GTGAACACCCTCAGCGAATCCTCCGTCATTGCCGTCGAACCGGTGCCTGCCAGCAAGCCCTGGTTCGTCTACCTCGTTCGCGCGGCCAATGGTTCGTTGTACTGCGGGATCAGCGACGATCCGGTGCGCCGCTTTGCCAAGCACCAGAGTGGCAAGGGCGCACGGTTTTTCCTGTCCAGCCCAGCCATGGCGCTGGTCTACACCGAAGTCTGCCGCAACAAAAGCGAAGCTTTGCGTCAGGAACGGTTGATCAAAAAGCTCAAGAAAAGCGCCAAGGAATGCCTGGTGTTGAATTATCAAACTGACTGA
- a CDS encoding nuclear transport factor 2 family protein, which produces MSDAHNALITRFYEAFQRLDAEAMSACYTDDVVFSDPAFGELRGRDAGDMWRMLTTRAKDFSLTFDNVRSDDRTGGAHWVATYLFSQTGNIVINDIQARFVFRDGKICEHHDSFDLWRWSRQALGTKGLLLGWTPLVRNAVRAQALKGLKAFQASR; this is translated from the coding sequence ATGAGTGACGCCCATAACGCCTTGATCACCCGGTTCTACGAGGCCTTCCAACGCCTGGATGCCGAGGCCATGAGCGCCTGCTACACCGACGACGTGGTGTTCAGTGATCCGGCGTTCGGCGAGTTGCGCGGCCGTGATGCCGGCGACATGTGGCGCATGCTCACGACCCGGGCCAAGGACTTCTCCCTGACCTTCGACAACGTGCGCAGCGACGACCGCACCGGCGGTGCTCATTGGGTCGCGACCTACCTGTTCAGCCAGACCGGCAACATTGTGATCAACGACATCCAGGCGCGTTTCGTGTTTCGCGACGGCAAGATCTGTGAGCATCACGACAGCTTCGATCTGTGGCGCTGGTCCCGTCAGGCACTGGGCACCAAGGGCCTGTTGCTGGGCTGGACACCGTTGGTGCGCAACGCCGTTCGCGCCCAGGCGTTGAAGGGGCTGAAGGCATTCCAGGCCAGTCGCTGA